From one Peredibacter starrii genomic stretch:
- a CDS encoding patatin-like phospholipase family protein has protein sequence MSVDLNELKNKKIALVLSGGVVKAAAWHLGVTLALEELGFSLKSNKNSSPGQDLNQKSLEIGTYVGSSAGAMICVYLAAGYTPQDVIQATLGIKGSRLKGITYKDMFAIKRPELKAPKSELYFPLDGFPTLLKNMLKPVISLPGFFTTEGVRRYLLDNVIENDRFEDFAPDLFIVATQLDHSRKVIFSKYNYPNPSHDSTSVYYTGTNVSYAAAASMSVPPFYCPYPIKNRLTNGIDYYIDGEIRETLSTHVAEDNGCEVIISSWTHTPYHFHDEVGSLVNYGLPPIAIQSIYLMIQKKIVASRAERAKAIDIIDTVNDYMKSEKFSQNHRREIMAILQRKLNINPKVKLIDIFPDHHDYKLFFANSFSLNSKVSAHAVEAGYKRTMQILGSK, from the coding sequence ATGTCGGTTGATTTGAATGAGCTGAAAAATAAAAAAATCGCGCTGGTTTTATCCGGCGGGGTTGTTAAAGCAGCTGCCTGGCACCTGGGAGTAACCCTGGCGTTGGAAGAACTCGGCTTTTCACTTAAGAGTAATAAAAATTCTTCACCCGGACAGGATTTAAACCAAAAAAGTCTCGAGATCGGAACCTATGTTGGTTCTTCTGCTGGAGCAATGATTTGTGTTTACCTCGCTGCCGGATACACTCCACAGGACGTCATCCAGGCAACTCTAGGAATTAAGGGATCTCGTTTAAAGGGCATTACCTATAAAGACATGTTCGCCATCAAGCGGCCGGAACTCAAAGCCCCTAAGAGCGAACTTTATTTTCCACTGGATGGTTTCCCGACTCTTTTAAAAAACATGCTGAAGCCGGTGATCTCACTTCCTGGTTTTTTTACCACGGAAGGCGTTCGTCGCTATTTATTGGATAACGTCATTGAAAATGACCGATTCGAAGATTTCGCTCCGGATTTATTTATCGTGGCGACTCAGCTCGATCACTCACGAAAGGTTATTTTCTCAAAATATAATTATCCGAACCCGTCTCACGACAGTACCTCGGTCTATTATACCGGAACGAATGTTTCATATGCGGCCGCGGCCAGTATGAGCGTTCCACCGTTTTATTGTCCATATCCAATTAAAAACCGTCTCACTAATGGCATTGATTATTATATCGACGGAGAAATCCGCGAAACCCTTTCTACGCACGTTGCGGAAGACAACGGTTGTGAAGTCATCATTAGTTCCTGGACTCATACCCCTTATCACTTTCATGATGAGGTCGGCTCTCTCGTCAATTACGGGCTTCCTCCAATTGCCATTCAATCAATCTATCTCATGATTCAGAAAAAAATCGTGGCCTCTCGAGCTGAGCGGGCCAAGGCGATCGATATCATTGATACCGTTAATGACTATATGAAATCCGAAAAATTTTCTCAGAACCACCGTCGTGAAATTATGGCGATTCTTCAAAGAAAACTGAATATCAATCCGAAGGTAAAACTCATTGATATTTTCCCGGATCATCACGATTACAAATTATTCTTTGCAAACTCTTTCTCTCTTAACTCAAAAGTTTCTGCTCACGCAGTAGAGGCCGGTTATAAGCGAACAATGCAGATTCTGGGCTCTAAATGA
- a CDS encoding transglycosylase SLT domain-containing protein, whose product MIIKYLLIAVCCVILVTASDPYFGTELSWRPVPKETEGDVREQLWMSTEAFRDYLDDHDDRVADVFKVTDYYYPNVHFWFLIYTQFESNQVVIHDKSNLNLIYKVLDFSELHRKDLPKNTLYVLQQKISQERLDDLEKELEDLAKEPYSLSSSAKDIYRVLKQANVELPIKKSDRSIFFNKLKHNLRTQTGQKNFIRDGVMRSLPYQHFLGKYFTDRNLPKELLAIPFLESSFNPKAHSKVNALGVWQFMPLIASYYVPKRTTHGDYRSNVGVASLAAGHLMSENFKIMKSWDLAVTAYNSGTKHLLKSKRELASNDVDLEDIIKHSDSQHFGFASKNFYSEFLALAHTLAYREELFSDLHEHDRPDVDEDLNFYMTKCSLRLPKELNEKMMDDVHFHNQHITELQTNLPKGYIITTKSILPKNKFYQVAYKDLLKMKPKDWERFLRNQSCSTR is encoded by the coding sequence ATGATCATAAAGTATCTCCTGATTGCCGTTTGTTGTGTGATTCTAGTCACGGCCTCTGACCCTTATTTTGGAACAGAGTTAAGTTGGCGTCCTGTTCCCAAGGAAACTGAGGGAGATGTTCGTGAACAATTATGGATGTCGACTGAGGCATTCCGCGATTATCTGGATGATCACGACGACAGAGTTGCAGACGTCTTCAAGGTAACTGACTATTACTACCCCAACGTTCATTTCTGGTTTTTGATCTACACTCAATTCGAATCGAATCAAGTCGTGATTCACGATAAGAGTAATTTGAATCTTATTTATAAGGTGCTGGATTTCTCAGAACTTCATCGCAAAGATCTTCCTAAAAACACTCTGTATGTGCTTCAGCAAAAAATTTCACAAGAGCGCTTGGATGATCTGGAAAAGGAACTTGAGGATCTCGCCAAAGAACCTTACTCTCTCAGTTCTTCTGCCAAAGATATTTATCGTGTTTTGAAACAAGCAAATGTTGAGCTTCCGATCAAGAAATCGGATCGAAGTATTTTTTTCAATAAGCTTAAACACAATCTCAGAACTCAGACCGGCCAGAAGAACTTTATCCGTGATGGTGTGATGAGGTCTCTTCCTTATCAGCATTTTCTCGGTAAATACTTCACTGATCGCAATCTTCCGAAAGAACTTCTGGCAATTCCATTCCTGGAATCAAGCTTCAATCCGAAAGCTCATTCTAAAGTAAATGCCCTTGGGGTTTGGCAGTTCATGCCACTTATTGCCAGTTACTACGTTCCTAAACGTACCACTCACGGCGACTATCGCTCGAACGTGGGGGTCGCTTCACTCGCGGCCGGACATTTAATGTCCGAAAATTTTAAGATCATGAAATCCTGGGATCTGGCAGTAACGGCCTACAACTCAGGAACTAAACACCTTCTCAAATCAAAACGTGAACTCGCATCTAATGATGTGGACCTGGAAGACATCATTAAGCACAGTGATTCTCAGCATTTTGGATTTGCTTCGAAGAACTTTTACAGTGAGTTCCTGGCCCTGGCCCACACCCTCGCTTACCGAGAAGAACTTTTTAGTGATCTGCATGAGCATGACCGCCCAGACGTAGATGAAGATCTCAACTTCTACATGACCAAATGTTCTTTGAGACTTCCGAAAGAACTAAACGAAAAGATGATGGATGATGTGCATTTTCACAACCAGCACATTACTGAACTTCAAACGAACTTGCCGAAGGGTTACATCATTACGACGAAATCGATCCTGCCTAAGAACAAGTTCTATCAGGTGGCGTATAAGGATTTGTTGAAAATGAAACCAAAAGACTGGGAACGCTTTTTAAGAAATCAAAGCTGCTCTACTAGATAA
- the atpC gene encoding ATP synthase F1 subunit epsilon, translated as MASAFKLNLFTPKGVVIKDLECNDITIPTVRGEINILPEHTHILTELSTGILTAKTPMGTRHFSVTAGLCRVLKDTVTILSFTSERAEDIDLERAKSAKAKAHDRLSGKETLTDVDLIKFRRKMERAELRLRLANLK; from the coding sequence ATGGCATCAGCCTTTAAACTCAATCTTTTCACGCCTAAGGGTGTAGTGATTAAAGATCTTGAGTGTAACGACATCACGATTCCAACAGTTCGCGGGGAGATTAACATTCTCCCTGAACATACTCACATTCTTACTGAGCTGAGCACAGGAATTTTGACTGCTAAAACACCAATGGGAACTCGTCACTTTTCTGTGACTGCAGGTCTTTGCCGTGTTTTAAAAGATACAGTAACTATTCTTTCGTTCACTTCTGAGCGTGCTGAAGACATCGATCTTGAACGTGCTAAGTCTGCAAAGGCCAAGGCCCATGATCGTCTATCAGGCAAAGAAACTCTAACTGATGTGGATCTTATCAAGTTCCGCAGAAAGATGGAGAGAGCTGAGCTTCGTTTAAGACTTGCGAACCTAAAGTAA
- the atpD gene encoding F0F1 ATP synthase subunit beta: MEQNTGVIRQVLGPVIDVEFSNGKLPALYNALKITNKTMPGGEGNLTVEVASHLGNNMVRCIAMDATEGLARGQEVKDTGAPIQAPVGRECLGRIINVIGEAVDEAGPLNNKKSYPIHREAPKFANQSTKKEPFFTGIKVIDLLAPYLKGGKIGLFGGAGVGKTVLIMELINNIATQHGGFSVFAGVGERTREGNDLWHEMKDSGVLSKTALCYGQMNEPPGARARVALTGLSLAEYFRDEEKQDVLFFVDNIFRFTQAGSEVSALLGRIPSAVGYQPTLGTEMGAMQERITSTKDGSITSIQAVYVPADDYTDPAPATTFAHLDATTELSRQIAELGIYPAVDPLSSSSTILSEEIMGLDHYTTARAVQSVLQKYKELQDIIAILGMDELSEDDKKLVARARKIQKFLSQPFFVAEQFTGIPGQFVKIEDTIKGFKAILAGEVDHLPEQAFYLVGGIEMVHEKAKKLSEGK; the protein is encoded by the coding sequence ATGGAACAAAATACAGGCGTTATTCGTCAGGTGTTGGGACCAGTAATCGACGTTGAGTTTTCTAACGGAAAACTACCGGCGCTTTACAACGCTCTCAAGATCACTAACAAAACTATGCCGGGCGGAGAAGGCAACCTAACGGTTGAAGTAGCATCTCACCTAGGTAACAACATGGTTCGTTGTATCGCTATGGATGCAACTGAAGGTCTTGCTCGCGGACAAGAAGTTAAAGACACAGGAGCTCCAATTCAAGCTCCAGTAGGTCGTGAATGTCTTGGTCGTATCATCAACGTTATCGGAGAAGCAGTGGATGAAGCTGGTCCTCTTAATAACAAGAAGAGCTACCCAATTCACCGTGAAGCTCCTAAATTCGCAAATCAATCTACTAAGAAAGAGCCATTCTTCACTGGTATTAAAGTAATCGACCTTCTAGCTCCATACCTTAAGGGTGGTAAGATCGGTCTATTCGGTGGTGCAGGTGTAGGTAAGACGGTTCTAATTATGGAACTTATTAACAACATCGCTACTCAGCACGGGGGCTTCTCTGTATTCGCTGGTGTAGGTGAGCGTACTCGTGAAGGTAACGATCTTTGGCACGAAATGAAAGACTCTGGAGTTCTTTCAAAAACTGCTCTTTGTTACGGTCAAATGAACGAGCCACCTGGAGCACGTGCACGTGTTGCTCTAACTGGTCTTTCACTAGCTGAGTACTTCCGTGATGAAGAAAAACAAGACGTACTATTCTTCGTTGATAACATCTTCCGTTTTACACAAGCTGGTTCTGAGGTTTCTGCCCTTCTAGGTCGTATTCCTTCAGCTGTGGGTTACCAACCAACACTTGGTACTGAAATGGGTGCAATGCAAGAGCGTATTACATCTACAAAAGACGGTTCGATTACATCTATTCAAGCTGTATACGTTCCTGCGGATGACTATACCGATCCAGCTCCTGCTACAACGTTCGCTCACTTGGATGCAACTACAGAACTTTCTCGTCAGATCGCTGAGCTTGGAATTTACCCTGCGGTAGATCCTCTTTCATCTTCATCTACGATTCTTTCTGAAGAAATCATGGGCCTTGATCACTATACAACTGCTCGTGCAGTTCAATCAGTGCTTCAAAAATATAAAGAACTTCAAGATATCATCGCCATTCTTGGTATGGATGAACTTTCTGAAGACGATAAGAAACTCGTGGCACGTGCTCGTAAGATCCAGAAGTTCCTTTCTCAGCCGTTCTTCGTTGCTGAGCAGTTCACTGGTATTCCGGGTCAATTCGTGAAAATCGAAGACACTATTAAAGGTTTCAAAGCAATTCTAGCTGGTGAAGTTGATCACCTTCCAGAGCAAGCTTTCTACCTTGTTGGTGGAATTGAAATGGTACACGAAAAAGCTAAGAAACTTTCTGAAGGGAAGTAA
- the atpG gene encoding ATP synthase F1 subunit gamma, which yields MANIKELKKKIKSTKGTFKITKAMKLVSAAKLNKAQVRILGLRPYSVELEETVRTVSALAANYTNEYFTQKENTKSVVLVISSDKGLCGGYNSSLAKTIRRFTAETKNEDLKFFFIGKKVRDLIQKEVNSGKTFTFAKADPTYEEVRKVADELGAMFINGEVGKVYVAYNSFISAIAFDSKVRQLLPMQVSASDKETIKSKYPYDFKYEPSAEQILDTLVPEVYLTTVYTCVLDAIASEHGSRMNAMENASKNSKEVIKKLSLKMNKMRQARITTELIEVVSGAESLNG from the coding sequence TGGCAAATATTAAAGAACTCAAGAAAAAGATCAAAAGTACCAAAGGTACTTTTAAGATCACAAAGGCCATGAAGCTTGTATCAGCTGCAAAGTTGAACAAAGCTCAGGTCCGTATCTTGGGTCTTCGTCCATACTCGGTCGAGCTGGAAGAGACAGTGAGAACTGTCTCTGCACTTGCCGCGAACTACACGAATGAGTACTTCACACAGAAGGAAAATACGAAATCTGTGGTTCTGGTAATTTCATCTGATAAAGGTCTTTGCGGTGGTTATAACTCATCACTTGCAAAAACTATCAGACGCTTTACTGCCGAAACTAAAAACGAAGATCTGAAGTTCTTCTTCATTGGTAAAAAAGTTCGTGATCTGATTCAAAAAGAAGTGAACTCTGGAAAGACGTTCACTTTCGCTAAAGCAGATCCGACATATGAAGAAGTTCGTAAAGTGGCCGATGAACTGGGCGCTATGTTTATCAACGGCGAGGTAGGCAAGGTTTACGTTGCTTACAACTCATTCATTTCTGCGATCGCATTCGATTCTAAAGTTAGACAGCTTCTACCTATGCAGGTATCAGCTTCTGATAAAGAAACTATCAAGTCTAAGTACCCTTATGACTTTAAATATGAGCCAAGTGCTGAGCAAATTCTGGACACTCTCGTTCCAGAAGTATATCTCACTACGGTTTATACTTGTGTTCTAGATGCCATTGCCTCTGAGCATGGTTCTCGTATGAACGCGATGGAAAACGCATCGAAGAACAGTAAAGAAGTTATTAAAAAGTTATCACTAAAAATGAATAAGATGAGACAGGCGAGAATTACAACCGAACTAATCGAAGTTGTATCTGGTGCTGAATCTCTAAACGGTTAA